Proteins encoded within one genomic window of candidate division WOR-3 bacterium:
- a CDS encoding Xaa-Pro peptidase family protein, producing MNPERIDLLMEKYGVDWVVVEGSGSATSLFYLTRGAHIGSGIFLKERGKSPILIHIDMERDNVKHLADFSLVSFSSLNLRDLNQIKDPVERGFAYYKRIFERFGVRGKVYFQGERFNNVSLEVFKRISSELSGIQFPPIKEDIIYIARRQKTEEEIERLMSVATRTQEAFLVLIDYLKKLDRSSGYLEDNGRPVTIGAARVFLRNELIKRGLIDSSGMIIAQGRDGGVPHNHGNDEEPIKVGTPIVFDIYPREYGGGFYFDMTRTYSFGEPSEDVIDAFEQVRYIQEEAVKQAVEGKACKELEELVVNYFESKGHETLRKNPQAQEGYVHSLGHGVGLDVHELPVINLNSEHTLEKGDVFTIEPGLYYPSKGFGIRIEDTLYIDKEGRTVNLTFVPKDLVL from the coding sequence ATGAATCCTGAAAGAATTGATCTTTTAATGGAGAAGTATGGTGTTGATTGGGTAGTTGTTGAGGGAAGCGGATCCGCTACTTCCCTCTTCTATCTTACAAGGGGTGCGCATATCGGTTCGGGCATCTTCCTTAAGGAAAGAGGTAAATCTCCTATTCTTATTCACATTGATATGGAGCGCGATAATGTGAAGCATCTTGCTGACTTTAGTCTCGTTTCTTTCTCCTCCTTGAATCTTAGAGACTTAAACCAAATTAAGGATCCAGTGGAACGGGGTTTTGCCTATTATAAGAGGATCTTCGAGAGATTTGGGGTAAGGGGAAAAGTCTATTTCCAGGGCGAAAGGTTCAATAACGTCTCACTGGAAGTTTTTAAGAGAATTTCTTCAGAGCTAAGTGGCATTCAGTTTCCACCAATTAAGGAAGACATCATTTATATTGCAAGGCGGCAGAAGACAGAAGAGGAAATAGAAAGGTTGATGTCTGTTGCCACAAGAACCCAAGAAGCTTTTCTGGTTTTGATTGACTACTTGAAAAAGTTAGACCGTTCCAGTGGATACCTTGAGGATAATGGTAGGCCTGTTACAATTGGTGCAGCAAGGGTTTTTCTTAGAAATGAATTAATAAAAAGAGGGCTGATTGACTCTTCTGGCATGATTATAGCCCAGGGTAGAGATGGTGGAGTTCCCCATAATCACGGTAATGATGAAGAGCCCATTAAAGTTGGCACTCCCATCGTATTTGATATTTACCCGAGAGAGTATGGGGGCGGCTTTTATTTCGATATGACAAGAACCTATTCCTTTGGGGAACCATCTGAGGATGTAATCGATGCCTTTGAGCAGGTTAGATATATTCAGGAAGAGGCTGTGAAACAAGCGGTAGAGGGTAAGGCTTGTAAGGAGTTAGAAGAACTTGTCGTAAACTATTTTGAGTCAAAGGGCCATGAGACGCTGAGGAAAAATCCTCAGGCTCAGGAGGGATATGTTCATAGCCTTGGTCACGGTGTAGGTCTTGATGTACATGAACTCCCCGTTATAAATTTAAACTCTGAACACACCCTTGAAAAGGGTGATGTTTTTACCATTGAACCAGGGTTGTATTATCCTTCTAAGGGGTTTGGAATTAGAATTGAGGACACCCTATACATTGATAAAGAGGGAAGGACCGTTAATTTGACCTTCGTACCAAAGGACCTTGTCTTATAA
- a CDS encoding phosphoenolpyruvate carboxykinase (ATP) yields MSIREIVAKKDKPFNVKYHVNPSQQELRELALKHIPTCLVSAYGNINRITLRKARMEKFTYIIADGSRASEFSSAVMSPERAEKYINLQKEFIERKGELIEIQGYYGIGETAVPIQAFYTLEAANVAGMQQVMMFSREEVEGPEWYKKEFKPVFKVVYTPGLELDDLPGKMAILVDLENYVTYVINSDYFGESKKGILRMLNHYFYLKGGLVLHAGAKSVRIDGKDYAVAILGLSGTGKTTTTFAKHGEHSMPIQDDMITLWPDGSYTVTENGCFAKTFGLTEKTEPVIYKGTIDPSAWVENVYMNEDGTYDFSKEALTPQEVKRYREIFILTGSDPAHVDAYINGEVKFEEVVDEYGIPKDGWDFVVWTQNGRSIIPLKAIENVADLNNLPPLKYVGILNRDEGKDAATPGIVLFPNPEIASGYFMLGETSKTSAAGKERGKTRSPFTQPFFPLNHKLQAERFRELMAKNPGLITWMMNTGYVGGDQLDEKKGIALKVKISHSTAMLEALFRNEIKWMEDPDFGYWIVDVNAPENQKLLEKVPAEILYPRILYEKQGRLNEYNEWVIRIKKEREQFLLKYGVDEKIIKAVLNVK; encoded by the coding sequence ATGTCAATTAGAGAGATTGTTGCAAAAAAGGATAAACCCTTTAACGTAAAATATCATGTCAATCCTTCACAGCAGGAGTTGAGGGAGCTGGCATTGAAGCACATACCCACCTGTCTTGTGTCTGCTTACGGCAATATCAACAGGATAACTCTGCGTAAAGCCAGAATGGAAAAGTTTACTTACATTATAGCGGATGGAAGCAGAGCTTCGGAGTTTTCTTCTGCCGTTATGAGCCCGGAGAGGGCTGAGAAGTACATAAACCTTCAGAAAGAGTTTATCGAAAGGAAAGGTGAACTAATAGAAATTCAGGGATATTATGGTATTGGGGAAACCGCAGTTCCCATACAGGCTTTTTACACCCTTGAAGCAGCGAATGTTGCTGGGATGCAACAAGTAATGATGTTTTCTCGGGAGGAAGTCGAGGGGCCCGAGTGGTATAAAAAGGAATTTAAACCTGTATTTAAAGTTGTTTACACGCCCGGACTTGAACTTGATGACCTTCCGGGTAAAATGGCAATCTTAGTTGACCTTGAAAATTACGTGACCTATGTGATCAATTCAGACTACTTCGGTGAAAGCAAAAAAGGTATTTTAAGGATGTTAAATCACTACTTCTATTTGAAGGGCGGACTTGTCCTTCATGCTGGAGCGAAGTCTGTAAGAATTGACGGGAAAGATTATGCTGTTGCAATACTTGGACTCTCCGGAACCGGCAAGACTACCACCACTTTTGCTAAGCATGGGGAACATTCCATGCCCATCCAGGATGATATGATCACTCTCTGGCCCGATGGTTCTTATACAGTGACGGAGAACGGCTGTTTTGCAAAGACCTTTGGGCTTACAGAGAAAACAGAACCGGTCATTTATAAGGGTACTATTGACCCTTCTGCCTGGGTTGAAAATGTTTATATGAATGAGGATGGAACTTACGATTTTTCAAAGGAGGCACTTACACCACAAGAGGTAAAAAGGTACAGAGAGATATTTATTTTAACGGGAAGTGATCCAGCCCATGTTGATGCCTATATAAATGGAGAGGTGAAGTTTGAGGAAGTGGTTGATGAATACGGAATCCCAAAGGACGGATGGGATTTTGTTGTATGGACGCAAAATGGACGTTCCATCATTCCTCTGAAAGCCATTGAGAATGTAGCCGATTTGAATAATCTTCCGCCTTTAAAGTATGTTGGCATCCTTAATCGTGACGAGGGCAAGGATGCCGCGACTCCAGGTATCGTTCTATTCCCAAATCCTGAGATTGCTTCTGGTTATTTTATGCTCGGAGAAACTTCGAAGACTTCTGCAGCTGGTAAAGAACGAGGAAAGACGAGATCTCCATTTACTCAGCCCTTTTTCCCACTTAATCACAAACTACAGGCTGAGAGATTTCGTGAGCTTATGGCCAAAAACCCTGGGCTTATTACTTGGATGATGAATACCGGCTATGTGGGAGGAGATCAGCTGGATGAGAAAAAGGGAATAGCTCTTAAAGTAAAGATATCCCATTCTACCGCTATGCTGGAGGCACTCTTTAGAAACGAAATTAAATGGATGGAGGATCCCGATTTTGGCTACTGGATTGTAGATGTTAATGCCCCGGAAAATCAAAAACTCCTGGAAAAGGTGCCTGCTGAAATTCTTTATCCCAGGATACTTTACGAAAAGCAGGGCAGATTGAACGAATACAATGAATGGGTAATTAGAATCAAAAAGGAAAGAGAACAATTCCTTTTAAAATACGGCGTTGATGAGAAAATAATAAAAGCGGTGCTGAATGTGAAGTAA